The Deltaproteobacteria bacterium DNA window CAGCGTCTGCCCGCGCTGCACGAAATAAACCCGGTAGCCGGGACCGTAGTCAATACGCAGTTCCGAGACGCCTTCTCCCACAGGCTTCACGTCGCCAGGGTTGCCCAGCGACAGGCGACGGATGCGAGCATCGATGCGCGCCCGCGCTTCTCGATCACGCAAA harbors:
- a CDS encoding type II toxin-antitoxin system RelE/ParE family toxin is translated as MRDREARARIDARIRRLSLGNPGDVKPVGEGVSELRIDYGPGYRVYFVQRGQTLVVLLAGGDKHTQDRDMKTALDLAREL